A section of the Falco rusticolus isolate bFalRus1 chromosome Z, bFalRus1.pri, whole genome shotgun sequence genome encodes:
- the DNAJC21 gene encoding LOW QUALITY PROTEIN: dnaJ homolog subfamily C member 21 (The sequence of the model RefSeq protein was modified relative to this genomic sequence to represent the inferred CDS: inserted 2 bases in 2 codons), with product MKCHYEVLGVKRDAAEEELKRAYRRQALRWHPDKNLENAEEAAEQFKLIQAAYDVLSDPQERAWYDNHREILLKGGLDGDYQDDSLDLLRYFTVSCYSGYGDDEKGFFTVYRQVFEKIAKEELQYTTQEDTEEFPMFGYSQSDYDTVVHPFYAYWQSFCTQKNFAWKEEYDTRQASNRWEKRAMEKENKKTRXKARKEKELVRQLVAFIRKRDKRVQAHRKLVEQQNAEKTRKXEEFRRQQKSNKPSMLAEHYEEQSWITMSDLERGLQEMEAQYEKEFGDGLDDEDELEEQETKGIGDKVNDETGEAEFVDGLYCPACDKRLKTEKAMKNHEKSKKHREMVALLRQQLEEEERFPVSLDDADEIHTKEEEETEDVSKQKLSKKQRKKQKTVMTYEDSFDRSTDEETAEQKEVPSMDKDSGSAEELVNDGQRCAMSEDASATEDVGQVNEATAEVKSSAKLKGKKAKDAKKSAKASSEHPTTNEVPIYCVTCNCAFPSRNKLFEHLKATKHAKATQAPAVNGAVNTRNKKEKRKNR from the exons aTGAAGTGCCACTACGAGGTGCTGGGCGTGAAGCGCGACGCGGCCGAGGAGGAGCTGAAGCGGGCGTACCGCCGGCAGGCGCTGCGCTGGCACCCAG ATAAAAACCTAGAGAACGCGGAGGAAGCAGCGGAGCAGTTCAAGTTAATCCAGGCAGCGTACGACGTTCTCAGTGACCCCCAGGAAAGGGCCTG GTATGATAATCACAGGGAGATTCTGCTGAAAGGAGGACTTGATGGAGACTATCAAGATGATAGTTTAGATCTGCTGCGCTACTTCACTGTTAGCTGTTACTCTGGATATGGAGATGATGAAAAG ggATTCTTTACAGTCTATCGACAAGTTTTTGAAAAGATTGCAAAAGAAGAGCTGCAATATACAACCCAAGAAGATACTGAAGAATTCCCTATGTTTGGATATTCGCAAAGTGACTATGATACG GTAGTCCACCCTTTCTATGCATATTGGCAGAGTTTCTGTACTCAGAAAAACTTTGCCTGGAAAGAAGAATATGACACACGACAAGCCTCAAACCGCTGGGAGAAACGAGCTatggaaaaagagaacaagaaaacaa gtaaagccagaaaagagaaagaactgGTCCGTCAGCTAGTAGCCTTTATTCGTAAAAGGGATAAAAGAGTACAGGCTCACAGAAAACTTGTAGaacaacaaaatgcagaaaaaactAGGA CAGAGGAATTTCGGAGGCAGCAGAAATCAAACAAGCCAAGTAT GCTTGCTGAGCACTatgaagagcagagctggatAACGATGTCAGATCTGGAGAGAGGGTTGCAAGAGATGGAGGCACAATATGAAAAGGAATTTGGAGATGGATTAGATGATGAAGATGAATTAGAAGAACAGGAGACAAAAGGCATTGGAG ACAAAGTGAATGATGAAACTGGAGAAGCTGAATTTGTTGATGGTCTGTACTGCCCTGCTTGTGACAAACGGTTAAAAACTGAGAAAGC CATGAAGAAtcatgaaaaatcaaagaagCATCGAGAGATGGTAGCACTGTTACGACAGCAACTGGAAGAAGAAGAGAGGTTTCCTGTGTCTTTGGATGATGCAGATGAAATACATAccaaagaggaggaagaaacagaagatgtgTCTAAGCAGAA ATTGtcaaagaagcagaggaagaaacagaaaacagtgatg ACTTATGAGGACTCTTTTGATAGAAGTACTgatgaagaaacagctgaaCAAAAGGAGGTGCCCAGCATGGACAAGGACAGTGGCTCAGCAGAGGAGCTGGTAAATGATGGCCAAAGATGTGCCATGTCAGAGGATGCAAGTGCTACAGAAGATGTTGGCCAAGTGAATGAAGCAACAGCTGAAGTAAAAAG CAGTGCTaagcttaaaggaaaaaaagccaaggaTGCAAAAAAGTCTGCTAAGGCATCTTCAGAGCACCCAACAACG AACGAAGTTCCCATCTACTGTGTAACCTGCAACTGTGCATTTCCATCCCGAAATAAACTGTTTGAACACCTAAAAGccacaaaacatgcaaaagccACACAAGCACCGGCTGTAAATGGAGCTGTAAacaccagaaacaaaaaagagaaacgTAAGAACAGATAG
- the BRIX1 gene encoding ribosome biogenesis protein BRX1 homolog — protein sequence MAAAKRKRRDPAAQPKKRAKRAPSAAEPDGRPGPEEYSIPPPVSQGKWKNKKRVLIFSSRGINFRTRHLMQDLRTLMPHSKADTKMDRKDQLFVINEVCEMKNCNKCIFFEAKKKQDLYMWLSNTPQGPSAKFLVQNVHTLAELKMTGNCLRGSRPLLSFDPTFDKEPHYALLKELFIQIFSTPQYHPKSQPFVDHVFTFSITDERIWFRNYQIIEECASLVEIGPRFVLNLIKIFQGSFGGPTLYENPHYQSPNMHRRLIRLSVAAKFREKQQVKEVRMIEKKGTKVLIEEDPTEVVFETPAEERPVEIQLVKPESKPIVKDKRKPRKIQRKKQKKLFRTEASA from the exons ATGGCGGCGGCGAAGAGGAAGCGGCGTGACCCGGCTGCGCAGCCGAAGAAGCGCGCTAAGAGGGCCCCGAGCGCGGCCGAGCCGGATGGCAGGCCGGGCCCGGAGGAGTACAGCATCCCGCCGCCGGTCTCCCAG ggtaaatggaaaaacaagaaacgagtgcttattttctcttctcGTGGAATTAATTTCAGAACAAGGCATCTAATGCAAGACTTAAGGACCTTGATGCCCCACTCTAAAGCAG ATACTAAAATGGACCGTAAAGACCAGTTGTTTGTAATTAATGAG GtgtgtgaaatgaaaaactgcaaTAAGTGCATCTTTTTTGAAGCCAAAAAGAAACAGGATCTCTATATGTG GCTTTCGAATACACCACAGGGACCATCAGCTAAATTCTTAGTGCAGAATG tTCACACACTGGCTGAATTGAAGATGACAGGAAACTGCCTAAGGGGCTCACGGCCCCTTTTGTCTTTTGATCCA acATTTGACAAGGAGCCACACTATGCCCTGCTAAAAGAATTGTTTATTCAG ATATTTAGTACACCACAGTATCACCCCAAAAGCCAGCCTTTTGTAGATCATGTTTTCACCTTCAGCATTACAGATGAGAGGATCTGGTTTCGGAATTACCAG ataATAGAAGAATGTGCATCTCTAGTAGAAATTGGTCCTCGTTTTGTCCTGAACCTCATAAAAATCTTCCAAGGTAGCTTTGGAGGACCAACTCTGTATGAAAATCCCCATTACCAGTCCCCAAATATG caTCGACGGCTGATCAGATTATCAGTGGCAGCTAAGTTTAGAGAGAAACAGCAAGTGAAGGAAGTCCGAATGATTGAGAAAAAAGGGACCAAAGTGCTTATTGAAGAAGATCCCACTGAGGTGGTCTTTGAAACTCCAGCTGAAGAACGGCCAGTGGAAATACAGCTCGTGAAACCAGAGTCAAAGCCAATTGTTAAGGATAAAAGGAAGCCACGCaaaattcagaggaagaaacaaaaaaagctttttagaaCTGAAGCATCAGCATAA
- the RAD1 gene encoding cell cycle checkpoint protein RAD1: MPFSAQPPASGEPYVLTASLDNARHLSSLLRAVHFRDHATCFATANGLRVTVEDAKCIQANAFIQAEIFQEFAVQEEAVTFRINLSVLLDCLTIFGTSSLPGTSTALRMCYRGYGSPLMLFLEEGGVVTVCKINTEEPAELLDFDFCSTNVVNKIILQSEGLREAFSELDMTSEVLQITTSPDKPYFRLSTFGNAGSAHLDYPRDSDLMEAFHCSQTQTNRYKISLLKPSTKALALSCKVSIRTDAQGFLSLQYMIRNEDGQICFVEYYCCPDEDITEARLHRRDS, from the exons ATGCCGTTCTCGGCGCAGCCGCCCGCCAGCGGGGAGCCGTACGTGCTGACCGCCAGCCTGGACAACGCCCGCCACCTCTCCAGCCTCCTCAGGGCCGTCCACTTCCGGGACCACGCCACCTGCTTCGCCACGGCCAACGGCCTCAGGGTGACGGTGGAGGACGCCAAGTGCATCCAGGCCAACGCCTTCATCCAG GCAGAAATTTTTCAGGAATTTGCTGTTCAGGAGGAAGCAGTGACGTTCCGGATCAATTTATCTGTTCTTCTTGACTGCTTGACCATTTTTGGTACCAGTTCTTTGCCAG gaacaTCAACAGCCCTTAGGATGTGTTACCGTGGTTATGGCAGTCCACTGATGCTGTTCTTGGAAGAAGGAGGAGTAGTGACAGTGTGCAAAATTAACACTGAAGAACCTGCTGAGTTGTTAGACTTTGATTTCTGCAGTACAAATGTTGTCAATAAAATCATCCTGCAGTCAGAGGGGCTACGAGAAGCATTTTCTGAACTGGATATGACCAGTGAAGTTCTGCAGATTACCACATCTCCAGATAAACCCTACTTCAG GTTATCCACTTTTGGAAATGCAGGAAGTGCACATCTGGACTACCCTAGAGACTCTGATTTGATGGAAGCATTCCACTGTAGCCAGACTCAGACAAACAG GTACAAGATTTCTTTGCTTAAACCATCTACAAAGGCACTGGCTTTATCTTGTAAAGTGTCCATTCGAACAGATGCTCAAGGATTTCTTTCGTTGCAGTATATGATTAGGAATGAAGACGGACAGATCTGTTTTGTGGAATACTATTGTTGCCCTGATGAGGATATTACTGAAGCAAGACT CCACAGGAGGGACTCCTAA